A single window of Apodemus sylvaticus chromosome 4, mApoSyl1.1, whole genome shotgun sequence DNA harbors:
- the LOC127682260 gene encoding late cornified envelope protein 3D-like codes for MSCQQSQKQCQPPPKCPSPKCSPKCPPKSTAQCLPAASSCCATSSGGCSVPSSEGGCCLSHHRHRSHRCRRRSSSSCDRGSGQQSGGSGCGHSSGGCC; via the coding sequence ATGTCCTGCCAGCAGAGCCAGAAGCAGTGCCAGCCTCCTCCCAAGTGCCCCTCCCCAAAGTGCTCCCCAAAGTGTCCCCCAAAGAGCACAGCACAGTGTCTGCCTGCAGCATCTTCCTGCTGTGCTACAAGCTCTGGGGGCTGCAGTGTCCCCAGCTCTGAGGGAGGCTGCTGCCTGAGCCACCACAGGCACAGGTCCCACAGATGCAGGCGTAGGAGCTCCAGTTCCTGTGACCGTGGCAGTGGTCAGCAGTCTGGGGGCTCAGGCTGTGGCCACAGCTCTGGGGGCTGCTGCTGA
- the LOC127682261 gene encoding late cornified envelope protein 3D-like has translation MSCQQSQKQCQPPPKCPSPKCSPKCPPKSTAQCLPATSSCCATSSGGCSVPSSEGGCCLSHHRRRSHRCRHRSSSSCDRGSGQQSGGSGCGHSSGGCC, from the coding sequence ATGTCCTGCCAGCAGAGCCAGAAGCAGTGCCAGCCTCCTCCCAAGTGCCCCTCCCCAAAGTGCTCCCCAAAGTGTCCCCCAAAGAGCACAGCACAGTGTCTGCCTGCAACATCTTCCTGCTGTGCTACAAGCTCTGGGGGCTGCAGTGTCCCCAGCTCTGAGGGAGGCTGCTGCCTGAGTCACCACAGGCGCAGGTCCCACAGATGCAGGCACAGGAGCTCCAGTTCCTGTGACCGTGGCAGTGGTCAGCAGTCTGGGGGCTCAGGCTGTGGCCACAGCTCTGGGGGCTGCTGCTGA